One genomic window of Fusarium fujikuroi IMI 58289 draft genome, chromosome FFUJ_chr01 includes the following:
- a CDS encoding probable ribosomal protein S14 precursor, mitochondrial translates to MSMFRAKKLDLGCFVNVRTLRDHTKRKVFEAHETERQALRYIIRNTTLPPRVRAEAQLQLTQMHCYTRPTQIRNRCIMGGQGRGVLSDFKMTRYNFRMEAMAGNLPGVKRASW, encoded by the exons ATGTCGATGTTCCgcgccaagaagctcgatcTGGGCTGTTTCGTCAACGTCCGCACCCTGCGCGACCACACAAAGCGAAAGGTCTTTGAGGCCCACGAGACCGAGAG ACAAGCTCTCCGATACATTATTCGCAACACGACCCTCCCCCCACGAGTCCGCGCCGAGGCTCAGCTCCAATTGACACAGATGCACTGCTACACTCGACCAACGCAGATTCGAAACAGATGTATCATGGGTGGTCAAGGGCGTGGTGTGCTGAGTGACTTCAAGATGACTCGA TACAATTTCCGAATGGAGGCTATGGCTGGAAACTTGCCTGGTGTGAAGCGAGCCAGTTGGTAA
- a CDS encoding related to allantoate permease, with amino-acid sequence MASEIQRKRSVDEVEDLEKPAQHSERVDKELAQYVSDVRINISPERSAELRKMIDKRVLAIMIFTYFLQAIDKGTLSFASIMGLTADTGLENPDGTVSQHFSWLTTCIYLAILVVEYPQNWLIARVPIAKYLSFCIVAWGACLACHAACKDFKGLVIVRTLLGIFESACQPCFVILSAIWYRREEQASRVTYWYMMNGAQQIVGGLLAYCFSLIKTGPLKSWQWLFLSYGVISVIFGVFVGWWMPDSPMRAKCWTEQEKHEMVERVRDNQTGIQNKTFKKEQFIEGLKDPQVWGYALIALCTTLPTSGLGAFANIIIKSFGFSTLETQLLAMVLGFYIVIVLLSSAWLVKKTSQNLLVMLGFCIPSFIGTILLMTLPNKTTAQHIGLLISYYITLSFWSAQTLALSMISRNIAGQTKKTVAVATNFIVWAAGNAIGPQVFLSYDGPRYFIAFATHLGCYCLLVIVIVSLRWYLRRENQKRDALAESGVAEASSTYTGQAWEDLTDKENLSFRYVY; translated from the exons ATGGCCTCAGAAATTCAGCGCAAGAGATCCGTCGACGAGGTCGAAGATCTCGAAAAGCCAGCTCAGCACTCTGAGCGAGTCGACAAGGAACTCGCGCAGTATGTCTCAGACGTGCGTATCAACATCTCGCCAGAGCGCAGTGCGGAGCTGCGAAAGATGATCGACAAGAGAGTCCTTGCCATTATGATCTTTACGTATTTTCTGCAGGCTATTGATAAGGGGACGTTGTCGTTTGCGTCGATTATGGGGTTGACTGCTGATACGGGGTTGGAGAATCCTGATGGGACTGTGTCTCAGCAT TTCTCGTGGCTTACGACCTGTATTTACCTCGCTATCCTCGTTGTCGAATATCCCCAGAACTGGCTCATCGCCCGTGTGCCCATCGCGAAATATCTTTCTTTCTGCATCGTTGCTTGGGGAGCTTGTCTAGCTTGCCATGCTGCCTGTAAAGACTTCAAAGGTTTAGTTATTGTCCGAACATTACTCGGTATCTTTGAGTCTGCCTGTCAACCATGCTTCGTTATCCTCTCCGCCATCTGGTATCGTCGTGAGGAACAAGCCTCACGAGTCACATACTG GTACATGATGAACGGTGCCCAACAGATCGTCGGCGGTCTTCTCGCCTACTGCTTCTCCCTTATCAAGACCGGCCCCCTCAAATCCTGGCAAtggctcttcctctcctACGGCGTCATCTCCGTCATCTTCGGTGTGTTCGTCGGATGGTGGATGCCTGATTCACCGATGCGAGCCAAATGCTGGACCGAGCAGGAAAAGCACGAGATGGTTGAGCGTGTGCGCGATAACCAGACTGGTATCCAGAACAAGACGTTCAAGAAGGAGCAGTTCATCGAGGGTCTCAAGGATCCTCAGGTCTGGGGATATGCTCTCATCGCGCTGTGCACAACGCTACCTACATCGGGACTTGGTGCTTTTGcgaatattattattaagagcTTTGGGTTCAGCACCCTTGAGACGCAgctgttggcgatggtgttgggCTTCTACATCGTTATTGTGCTTCTGTCGTCGGCTtggcttgtcaagaagacgaGCCAGAACCTACTAGTCATGCTTGGTTTCTGTATCCC ATCCTTCATCGGCACAATCCTCCTCATGACCCTACCCAACAAGACAACCGCCCAACACATCGGCCTCCTTATCTCATACTACATAACCCTATCCTTCTGGTCCGCTCAAACCCTCGCTCTCTCCATGATCTCGCGTAACATCGCCGGCCAAACAAAGAAGACCGTCGCAGTTGCCACCAACTTCATCGTCTGGGCAGCCGGTAACGCCATCGGTCCCCAGGTCTTCCTCTCCTACGACGGACCCCGCTACTTCATCGCTTTCGCCACTCATCTCGGCTGTTACTGTCTTCTGGTAATTGTCATCGTTTCACTGAGATGGTATCTCCGACGAGAGAATCAGAAGCGCGATGCGTTGGCTGAGTCGGGTGTTGCGGAGGCTAGTTCGACTTATACAGGGCAGGCTTGGGAGGATCTTACGGATAAGGAGAACCTGAGCTTCCGTTACGTGTACTAG
- a CDS encoding probable beta-glucosidase, with protein MDRSRENLLNGADRASFDTSDDSDAYSDIDATDYLNKNKNSQSEAAGKRRLRYLRSWRAKKCCFTVIGTLVVVWLVISAIGAFAWKKIKVPPVEGDSPPWYPSPKGGTSQNWAKSYDRAAELVGKMTLAEKVNITTGTGWSMGLAVGTTGAANNVGFPALALQDGPLGIRFADNATAWPAGITVGATFNKKLMYERGRAHGKEAKGKGVNVILGPAIGPLGRAPAGGRNWEGFGPDPYLQGIAGAATIKGIQDSGVMATIKHFIGNEQEHFRQAWEWGLPNAISSNIDDRTLHEIYGWPFQDAVKAGVASVMCSYNMVNNSYVCQNSKLLNGILKDEMGFQGFVMSDWLAQRSGVASALAGLDMSMPGDGLKWADGESLWGPRLTQAVLNGSLPVDRLNDMALRIVASFYQLGQDKDENKGPNFSSWTYDKKGKLAPGSPSPQEEQVVNQFINVQEDHAELARQIAIEGTVLLKNDGVLPLSREGHLANQLKKKNDKTKIGIFGDDAGPGKGLNYCPDQGCNEGTLGSGWGSGAADFPFLVTPVEALRKNFKKDKVQVTEHLSNKIKDPKKVTEQDVCLVFANSDAGEGYLSWNSVRGDRNDLNLQKGGDALIMEVANLCGDGTGTTIVVIHAVGPVVMENWINHPRIKAVLTANLPGEESGNAIASILFGDESPSGKLPYTIGKALPDYGEGAQILYLPNGVIPQQDFKEGLYIDYRHFDKHSKDLRYEFGYGLSYTTFEFKDLKISVKEAVAGLPASRVSPKSAAPPKLDDKIPDVKEGLWPKNIRKLKKWIYPYIDSPDDIKKGDYPYPDGYDIEQPPSQAGGEEGGNPDLWKTVVTASVTVKNTGSVDGKAVPQLYLSYPATSKVDHPVRVLRGFEKVALKKGESKKVEFELTRRDLSYWDVEEQNWRVTDGEFTIAVGESSRNLKATGTFKSDGTPGNLIIEG; from the coding sequence atggaTCGTAGCAGAGAGAATCTCCTCAACGGAGCCGACCGTGCTTCTTTTGACACAAGCGACGATTCCGATGCTTACTCTGACATCGACGCAACTGATTATCTCAACAAGAATAAGAATTCCCAATCGGAGGCTGCAGGTAAACGGCGTCTACGATATCTGCGGAGCTGGCGCGCGAAGAAATGCTGCTTTACCGTCATTGGCACTCTGGTAGTTGTTTGGCTTGTGATCTCAGCGATTGGAGCATTTGCCTggaaaaagataaaagtaCCGCCCGTTGAGGGAGACTCACCACCATGGTATCCCAGTCCCAAAGGCGGTACTTCGCAAAACTGGGCCAAGAGTTATGATCGGGCTGCTGAGCTGGTTGGTAAAATGACGCTGGCTGAGAaagtcaacatcaccactGGAACAGGATGGAGCATGGGTTTAGCAGTCGGCACGACTGGCGCCGCCAACAACGTCGGATTTCCAGCTTTGGCATTGCAAGATGGACCTCTCGGAATACGGTTCGCTGATAATGCGACAGCCTGGCCGGCTGGTATCACAGTGGGTGCCACGTTCAACAAGAAATTGATGTACGAGCGTGGAAGAGCTCATGGCAAGGAAGCCAAGGGCAAAGGCGTCAATGTCATTCTCGGCCCGGCCATCGGACCTCTTGGAAGAGCACCCGCCGGCGGGAGAAACTGGGAGGGCTTTGGACCAGATCCTTATCTTCAGGGTATTGCAGGAGCTGCGACGATCAAGGGAATACAAGATTCTGGCGTCATGGCGACGATCAAGCACTTTATCGGCAATGAGCAGGAACATTTCCGCCAGGCGTGGGAATGGGGTCTTCCGAATGCCATTTCATCCAACATTGATGATCGCACGCTCCATGAGATTTACGGATGGCCGTTCCAggatgctgtcaaggctggtgttgcGAGTGTTATGTGCTCGTATAACATGGTCAACAACTCGTATGTATGCCAGAACTCAAAGCTCTTGAACGGAATCCTCAAAGATGAGATGGGTTTCCAGGGTTTCGTCATGTCGGATTGGTTGGCGCAGAGATCTGGTGTCGCCAGTGCTCTTGCTGGACTGGATATGAGTATGCCTGGCGATGGACTCAAATGGGCCGATGGTGAATCGCTCTGGGGTCCTCGACTTACCCAAGCTGTTCTGAATGGGTCGCTGCCAGTGGACCGACTGAACGACATGGCGCTTCGAATCGTCGCGTCTTTTTACCAGCTTGGTCAGGATaaggatgagaacaaggGACCGAACTTTTCGTCATGGACGTATGACAAGAAGGGCAAACTGGCGCCTGGAAGTCCTTCACCCCAAGAGGAGCAGGTAGTCAACCAGTTCATAAACGTGCAGGAAGACCACGCCGAGCTGGCTCGTCAAATTGCTATCGAAGGCACTgttctcctcaagaacgaCGGCGTACTGCCTCTGAGCCGCGAGGGCCACTTGGCCAACCAacttaaaaagaagaatgacaagaccaagattgGTATTTTCGGCGATGATGCTGGCCCTGGAAAGGGGCTCAACTACTGCCCTGATCAAGGCTGCAATGAAGGTACTCTTGGATCGGGCTGGGGCAGCGGTGCAGCCGACTTCCCATTCCTCGTCACTCCCGTCGAGGCGCTGCGAAAGAACTTCAAGAAAGACAAAGTTCAAGTCACCGAACATCTCTCCAATAAGATCAAAGACCCCAAGAAGGTTACAGAGCAGGATGTCTGCTTAGTCTTCGCCAACTCAGACGCCGGCGAGGGATATTTGTCTTGGAACAGTGTTCGAGGTGACCGCAACGACCTCAATTTGCAGAAGGGAGGTGATGCGCTGATCATGGAGGTTGCGAACCTTTGTGGTGATGGAACGGGCACGACTATCGTAGTCATCCATGCTGTTGGACCTGTTGTCATGGAGAACTGGATCAACCACCCAAGGATCAAGGCTGTGTTGACAGCTAATTTGCCCGGAGAGGAGAGCGGCAACGCGATTGCGAGCATTCTGTTCGGTGACGAGAGTCCCAGTGGAAAGCTCCCGTATACGATTGGCAAAGCTCTTCCTGATTACGGCGAAGGTGCCCAGATATTGTATCTTCCCAACGGAGTCATTCCGCAGCAAGACTTCAAAGAGGGGCTGTACATCGATTACCGGCATTTCGACAAGCACAGCAAGGACCTTCGATATGAGTTTGGCTATGGCTTGTCATACACCACCTTTGAGTTCAAGGACTTGAAGATCTCAGTGAAGGAGGCCGTTGCAGGACTTCCGGCCTCACGTGTATCACCCAAGAGCGCAGCGCCGCCCAAATTGGATGATAAAATCCCGGATGTCAAGGAGGGTCTATGGCCCAAGAACATTCgcaagttgaagaagtggatATATCCCTACATTGATTCACCtgacgacatcaagaaggGCGACTATCCCTACCCTGATGGCTACGATATCGAACAACCGCCCTCACAAGCTGGAGGTGAAGAAGGTGGGAACCCCGATCTCTGGAAGACTGTTGTCACTGCCTCCGTCACCGTCAAAAACACAGGCTCCGTGGATGGCAAAGCTGTTCCTCAGTTGTATCTCTCGTACCCTGCGACATCAAAGGTTGATCATCCCGTTCGTGTACTGCGTGGGTTTGAGAAAGTTGCTCTGAAGAAGggcgagagcaagaaggttgagttTGAACTGACGAGGAGGGACTTGAGTTATTGGGATGTGGAGGAGCAGAATTGGAGGGTCACGGATGGAGAGTTTACGATTGCTGTGGGAGAGAGTTCGAGGAACCTGAAAGCGACGGGTACGTTCAAGTCTGATGGTACACCAGGCAATTTGATCATCGAGGGTTAG
- a CDS encoding probable rho3 protein, with protein sequence MPALCGGSKTVQRKLVLLGDGACGKTSLLNVFTRGYFPTVYEPTVFENYVHDIFVDNVHIELSLWDTAGQEEFDRLRSLSYDDTDLIMLCYSVDSKDSLENVESKWVGEIADNCPGTKLVLVALKCDLREQGEEEENESGEPREKRPMINYDKGLEVARRINALRYLECSAMKNRGVNEAFTEAARVALSVKKDREEGGCTVM encoded by the exons ATGCCTGCTCTTTGTGGAGGATCCAAAACTGTGCAGCGAAAGCTGGTGTTGCT GGGTGATGGTGCTTGTGGAAAAACATCGCTGTTGAACGTCTTTACGAGAGG CTACTTTCCTACTGTCTACGAACCCACCGTCTTTGAGAACTACGTCCATG ACATCTTTGTCGATAATGTACACATCGAGCTGTCCCTCTGGGACACAGCAGGCCAGGAAGAATTCGACCGACTACGCTCCCTATCCTACG ACGACACAGATCTCATCATGCTCTGCTACTCCGTCGACAGCAAAGACTCGCTCGAGAACGTCGAATCCAAGTGGGTAGGCGAGATCGCCGACAACTGCCCCGGCACCAAACTCGTCCTCGTAGCACTAAAGTGCGATCTCCGCGAGCaaggcgaggaagaggagaacgaATCAGGCGAACCCCGCGAGAAGCGCCCCATGATCAACTACGACAAGGGCCTCGAGGTGGCGCGCCGCATAAACGCCCTCCGGTACCTCGAGTGCTCCGCCATGAAGAACAGAGGTGTCAACGAGGCCTTCACCGAGGCGGCGCGTGTTGCGCTCAGCGTCAAGAAGGATCGTGAGGAGGGCGGATGCACGGTTATGTGA
- a CDS encoding related to Pre-mRNA-splicing factor CWC25 — protein MGGGDLNLKKSFHPALRRNQQAVWDEEQKALAERKRTQQRIDEIKEELKNEEVQRKLEAAGGKKRVDRVDWMYQGPNDGEGGTTEESEAYLLGKRRIDNLIKGTDHKKLEKDAGAESFMALQNANTARDTAAKIRDDPLLAIKRQEQAAYEAMMNDPIKRRQLLSSMGIDDDKKKEKSRRREDRHDRHRRRHRHRSADPDDRHHRRRRSDSRSRSPRRRDDSREDRHRRRRDDSRDDRSRRRRDDSEDREHRREHRSRHERPRDERPRESRREFRRSYTDSRDRRPRYNEEDDKVKEEERQRKLAAMQSAATELDEDRSKRLTALEQQEAALREADDKARERGGDRSFINKLHQQASHKGLADRMGGSRRGYQRDED, from the coding sequence ATGGGTGGAGGTGATCTCAACTTGAAGAAGTCCTTCCATCCCGCGCTGCGGCGCAATCAACAGGCCGTCTGGGATGAAGAGCAAAAGGCCCTCGCCGAGCGCAAGCGAACACAACAGCGTATCGACGAAATCAAAGAGGAACTAAAAAATGAAGAAGTCCAACGAAAGCTCGAGGCTGCAGGAGGGAAGAAGCGCGTTGATCGCGTTGACTGGATGTACCAAGGCCCCAACGACGGAGAAGGTGGCACGACAGAAGAATCAGAAGCCTACTTGCTGGGCAAGCGGCGTATCGACAACCTTATCAAGGGCACAGATCATAAGAAGTTAGAGAAGGATGCGGGGGCGGAGAGTTTCATGGCGCTGCAGAATGCGAACACTGCGAGGGATACAGCTGCAAAGATTCGCGACGATCCGCTACTGGCTATCAAgcgacaagaacaagctGCGTAcgaagccatgatgaacgACCCGATTAAGCGCCGACAATTACTATCATCGATGGGAATTGACgatgataagaagaaggaaaagtcaCGGAGGAGAGAAGACCGACACGACAGGCACCGAAGGCGGCATCGTCATCGCAGTGCGGATCCTGATGATAGACACCACAGACGGCGACGCTCTGATTCGCGATCGCGAAGTCCACGACGTCGCGATGATTCAAGAGAAGATCGGCACAGGCGACGCAGAGACGATAGTCGAGATGACCGTTCGCGACGAAGACGCGACGATTCAGAGGACAGAGAACACAGACGTGAACACCGCTCTCGCCATGAGCGACCACGCGATGAGCGGCCCCGCGAAAGTCGAAGGGAATTCCGAAGAAGCTACACCGACTCTCGCGACCGGCGACCACGATacaatgaagaagacgataaagtcaaggaggaagagcgcCAGCGCAAATTAGCAGCCATGCAGTCTGCAGCAACAGAGCTCGATGAAGATCGCTCAAAGCGTCTTACGGCATTGGAACAACAGGAGGCAGCACTTCGCGAAGCAGATGACAAGGCTCGAGAGCGTGGAGGCGATcgcagcttcatcaacaagctgCATCAACAAGCAAGCCACAAGGGTCTTGCCGACCGTATGGGCGGATCGCGCCGTGGATATCAAAGAGACGAAGATTAG
- a CDS encoding putative unsaturated glucuronyl hydrolase — translation MPSHVHDIASQDVHKQIQQLIHELVNIKDTTGEFLMTLADGRIIDTKGWNDWEWTHGIGLYGIWKYYEMTGEDQWLKIIEDWFQARFAEGHKGKNINTMAVFLTLAYVYEKTQNPTYLPWLDAWAEWAMHDLPRTKYGGFQHITYLEVNEQQLWDDTLMMTVMPLAKIGLVLNRPEYVAEAKKQFLLHIQYLFDTKTGLFFHGWTFKDGGHNFADARWARGNSWVTIVIPEFLELVGIKEDDPIGSHLINTLDSQCAALAKTQRANGLWSTLLDVPESEGSYVEASATAGFAYGILKAERKRYIGKEYSEVAVKAIKAVLENISPEGELLNTSFGTGMGHDLQHYKDIPRTSMPYGQAMAMMALVEFLRAYN, via the coding sequence ATGCCCTCTCACGTACACGACATCGCGTCGCAAGACGTCCACAAGCAAATCCAGCAGCTCATCCACGAACTCGTCAACATAAAAGACACAACAGGCGAATTTCTCATGACCCTAGCAGACGGTCGCATCATCGACACAAAAGGCTGGAACGACTGGGAGTGGACACACGGCATCGGCCTCTACGGAATATGGAAGTACTACGAGATGACCGGCGAGGACCAATGGCTCAAGATCATTGAGGATTGGTTCCAGGCCCGCTTCGCAGAGGGTCACAAGGGaaagaacatcaacaccatggccGTGTTCCTCACTCTGGCATATGTCTATGAAAAGACACAAAACCCTACGTATCTTCCTTGGCTGGATGCTTGGGCTGAGTGGGCGATGCATGACCTCCCCAGGACAAAGTACGGCGGTTTTCAGCATATTACGTACCTTGAGGTCAACGAGCAGCAGCTTTGGGATGATACCCTCATGATGACGGTCATGCCGCTTGCCAAGATTGGCCTTGTGCTCAATAGGCCTGAATACGTCGctgaagcaaagaagcagTTCTTGCTGCACATTCAGTATCTCTTCGATACAAAAACTGGATTGTTCTTCCACGGATGGACCTTCAAAGATGGCGGTCACAACTTTGCTGATGCACGATGGGCGCGTGGTAACAGCTGGGTCACCATCGTCATTCCCGAATTCCTCGAACTCGTCGGTATCAAGGAAGATGACCCCATCGGCtcacatctcatcaacacgcTCGACAGCCAATGCGCCGCTCTAGCCAAGACACAGCGCGCAAACGGTCTATGGAGCACCCTTCTCGACGTCCCTGAATCGGAGGGTTCATACGTCGAGGCCAGTGCGACCGCGGGTTTTGCGTATGGTATTCTCAAGGCGGAGCGCAAGCGATATATTGGAAAGGAGTACTCTGAAGTAGCTGTCAAGGCGATCAAGGCTGTTTTGGAGAACATTAGTCCTGAGGGAGAGCTGTTGAATACTTCGTTTGGAACGGGCATGGGACATGATTTGCAGCATTATAAGGATATTCCTAGGACGAGCATGCCTTACGGACAGGCTATGGCTATGATGGCCTTGGTGGAGTTTTTGAGGGCGTATAATTAG